In Mycobacteriales bacterium, the genomic window GCCCGAGTCCTCCCGCGTCGACTTCTCGGACCTCGAGTTCTGGGGCCGGCCCATCGAGGAGCGGGAGACCGCGTTCGCGCACTTCCGCGCCGACGAACCGGTACCGTTCTTCGAGGAGCCGGAGCCCGACGTCGACTTCATCCAGAAGGGCCCCGGCTACTACGTGCTGACCAAGCACAAGCACGTCCTCGAGGCGAGCCGGCAGCCGGAGATCTTCATCTCGGGGCGCAGCGCGACCGGCATCTTCGACATGCCGCCGGAGTTCGCGGAGTTCTTCGGCTCCATGATCAACATGGACGACCCGAAGCACGCGCGGCTGCGCCGCATCGTCTCCCGGGGCTTCACCCCGCGGATGCTGGCGAAGGTCGAGGACCAGGTGCAGCAGGCGGCCGAGCGCATCGTCGACGACGTCCTCGCGGCGGGCTCGTGCGACTTCGTGCCCGAGATCGCGGCCAAGCTGCCGCTCAAGATCATCTGCGACATGATGGGCATCCCGGAGAAGGACTACCAGTTCATCTTCGAGCGCTCCAACGTCATCCTCGGCGCGAGCGACCCGGAGTTCGTCCCCGACGGCGGTGACATCGCCGGCGCACTGCTGACCGCCGGGTCCGAGCTGTCGACGATGGTGCAGGAGCTCGGCCGCTACCGCCGCGACAACCCGGTCGACGACGTCACCAGCAAGCTCGTCACCGCCAGCGTCGACGGCGAGACGCTGACCGACCAGGAGCTCGGGTCGTTCT contains:
- a CDS encoding cytochrome P450, producing the protein MTSTAPESSRVDFSDLEFWGRPIEERETAFAHFRADEPVPFFEEPEPDVDFIQKGPGYYVLTKHKHVLEASRQPEIFISGRSATGIFDMPPEFAEFFGSMINMDDPKHARLRRIVSRGFTPRMLAKVEDQVQQAAERIVDDVLAAGSCDFVPEIAAKLPLKIICDMMGIPEKDYQFIFERSNVILGASDPEFVPDGGDIAGALLTAGSELSTMVQELGRYRRDNPVDDVTSKLVTASVDGETLTDQELGSFFILLVVAGNETTRNAIAHGLHFLTQNPDQKQLWLSDFERYA